The genomic interval GCATCGTATTCGGCTCCCGCGTATCCCAGCGCCAGCAGTTCTTCGAGCAGGATGGTGACTTTCACGCCATTCGGCGTGGCCAGCGAATACAACTGCAGCGGATGCCTGCCGCGCGGTAGTTCGCGCTCATGGGTGGCGCCGGAAACCGGCCGGTTGATATTGGCGAACTGCCCGCCGCTGGGCTGTTCCCAGGTCCAGATGCGGGGAGGGGCGTAGCTGCTGCGTTCGTTCATGGCGGGCTCCAGAAGAGGCGGCGGGAAATTCCGGATGATAGGCCAGGTGGTCGTGCATTTCAGCCGGAGGCGGATGTTTACTTTGTATTTTTCCGCCCCATGAGGGCGGCTTTCAAGGCAAAATAAACGGCTTGACGCCTGCGCCGCGCGCAGCTGTCTTCCCCTTCTTTCCTCATCTCCTACTCTCCAAGGACAGCGCATGAAACTCGGTCTGCAATTCGGTTACTGGTATGCCAGCCCTCCGGCGGATGCCAACGTGGAACTCGCCCAGGAGGCGGAGAAGCTCGGCTATGACTCGATCTGGACGGCCGAGTCGTGGGGCAACGACGCCTTTACGCCGCTGGCCTGGCTGGGCGCGCATACCTCGAAGATCAAGCTGGGCACGGCCATCGCCCAGCTCTCGGCGCGCACGCCGACGGCCTGCGCCATGGCGGCGCTCGCGCTCGATCATCTTTCGCACGGCCGCATGATCCTCGGCCTGGGCGTTTCCGGCCCGCAGGTCGTCGAAGGCTGGTATGGCCAGCCCTTCGCCAAGCCGTTGGCGCGCACCCGCGAGTACGTCGACATCATCCGCCAGGTGATGCGCCGCGAAGCGCCGGTCGCCAATGCCGGCGAGCACTATCCGCTGCCCTATGTGGGGCCGGGTTCGACCGGCATGGGCAAGCCGCTGCGCTCGATCACCCACCCGCTGCGCGCCGATCTGCCGATCTATCTGGGCGCCGAAGGGCCGAAGAACGTCACCCAGACCGTCGAGATCGCCGACGGCTGGCTGCCGGTGTATTACAGTCCCTTCCGCCAGGAAGTCTATGCCGACCAGCTCAAGGGCATGAAGCCCGGCTTCGAGATCTGCCCGCTGGTGCAGGTGAATATCGATGACGATCTGGAAACCGCGCTGATCCCGGTGAAAATGACGCTGGCCTTCTACATCGGCGGCATGGGTTCCAAGGAAAAGAACTTCCACAAGGATCTGATGTGCCGCATGGGCTTCGAGGCCGAAGCCAACAAGATTCAGGAACTGTTCTTCGAAGGCAAGCGCGAGGAGGCGATGGCCATGGTGCCGACGCAGTTCGCCGACGAAATCTCGCTGTGCGGCTCGAAGGCGCGCATCAAGGATCGCCTGCAGGCCTGGGAGGATTCGCCGGTGACCACGATGCTGGTGATGGGCAACGGCGGCCTCGACATGGTGCGCACCATGGCCGAGCTGGCGCTGTAACGGGTCTGCCGGATCGTCCGGCAGTCAATCTCACCATTTACCACTCACGCCGTCACGCCCGCCTGCGCGGGAATGACGATGAAAAACAATTCGCTAACCGACACCGTAATTTCTGGAGGCCGTAATGAGCAGCAGGCAGAGAACCTACAACTTGTCCGATTTGTTCCGGATCGTCGTCGAAACCAAGCCGGACGCAGAGGCGCTGGTCTGCGGCGCGCGCCGCCTGAGCTTTCGCCAACTCGAAGAGCGCGCCACGCGCCTGGCGCTGTGGCTGCGCGGCCGGGGCATCGGCGCGGGTGACACCATCGGCATTCATGCCTACAGTTGCGCCGAGTACGTCGAAATCTGCCTGGCCGCCTTCAAGCTGAAGGCGCTACCGGCCAACGTCAATTACCGCTACACCGCCGAGGAGGCGCGCTACATCTACGACAATGCCCAGTTGAAGGCGCTGATCTACAGCGTCGAGCTGGAAGACGTGGTCAGGGACGCGCTGCCTGCCGCGCCGGGAATCACGGCCATCGCCCGCCTGCACGCGGCGGAGGGACAGGCATCCGGTATTCCCGGCGCCGTGGAGTATGAGACGGCGCTGGCGGGCGCGACGGGCTCGCTGGACGACATCGAACTGTCCGACGACGACCAGATCCTGCTCTACACCGGCGGCACCACCGGCATGCCCAAGGGCGTGATCTGGCCGCACAAGGCGTTGTTCTACGCCGGCTTCGGCGGCGGCGGCAACTTCCATCCGGGCGGGCCGATCGCCTCTCCGGAAGAGCTGGCCTCGCGCGTCGAGGAAGGCTTCTACATGAAGCTGCTGCCCACGGCACCCCTGATGCACGGCGCCGGCCTGTGGGCGACGCTGATCGGCCTGTATGCCGGGCATACCGTGCACCTCAACGACCAGGCCGGTTTCGATGCCGAGCACATCCTCGACAAGATCGTCGCCGAGGGCATCAGTTGCATCATGATCGTCGGCGATGCCATGGGCCTGCCGCTGCTGGCCGTCTTGAGGGCTCATCCGGGCCGCTGGGATCTGTCCAGCCTGATGGCGATTTCCTCATCCGGCGCGCTGCTTTCCGATCATGTGCAAAAGGGCCTGGCCGAATTCCTGCCGCCCTACACCCGTCTGGTGATCGCCATGGGTTCCTCGGAAACCGGCCAGTCCGGCACCGGCGCGCGTCCGGCGACCGAAGGCCTGATCAGCCTGCCGAAGAACGCCACCACCGATGTCGCCATCGAGGAAGCGCCGGGACGGTGGCGCTTTGCCAGGCCGGGTGAAATGGGCATCCTGGTGCGCCTGGGTCATCTGCCGCTGGGCTACTTCCGCGATCCGCAGAAGACCGCCGCCACCTTCACCGAAATCGAAGGCCGGCGCTGCTCGATCAGCGGCGACATCGCCCGTCTGGAAGAGGACGACAGCATCACCGTCTTCGGCCGCGATTCGCAGTGCATCAACACCGGCGGCGAGAAGGTGTACACCGAGGAAGTCGAGGAAGCCCTGCGCTCCTACGCCGGCGTGACCGATGCGGTGGTGGTCGGTATTCCCGACGAGCGCTGGGGCAACAAGGTGGTCGGCGTGGTGGCCCTCGATGCGCAACAGACGCCGGATGCCCAGGCGCTGCGCGACCACGCCCGCCAGCACATCGCCGGCTACAAGGTGCCGAAGGACATCGTCTTCGTCGAAAAAGTCTTCCGCAACCCGGTCGGCAAACCCGACTACCGCTGGGCCAAGCGCATCGCTGAAGAGAAGCTGCGCGCCTGAAGGGATCAATGAACGCTGGTACCACTGCCTGCATCCGTCACGCGCCGACAACCTTGAATGATTGCGCCTTGAAGATTGACGATTGGTGGAGAAGCACATGGAAAAACTCACGGCAGCCAGCTCCGAAGCCCAGTCCGCCGATCTGGTGGCGGGCAATATCGCGCAGCTCAAGGCTCTGTTTCCGGAACTCATCACCGAAGGCGCAGGTGGTGCGGCCATCAACGTGGATGTGCTCAAGGCACTGGTGGGCGATGCCACCGTCACCGATGCCGACGAGAAATACGGCCTCAACTGGCACGGCAAGCGCCGCGCCCGGCAACTGGCGCTCACGCCCAGCATCGGCACGCTGCGGCCCTGCCCGGAAGACAGCGTCGACTGGGACACCACCCGGAACCTGATGATCGAGGGCGACAACCTCGAAGTGCTCAAGCTGCTGCAAAAGAGCTATGCCGGCAAGGTCAAACTGATCTACATCGACCCGCCGTACAACACCGGCAAGGATTTTGTCTACCCCGACAACTTCCAGGACAACATCAAGAACTATCTGGAACTGACCGGGCAGGTGGAAGGCGGACAGAAAATCAGCAGCAATACCGAGGCCAGCGGGCGGTTTCATACCGACTGGCTGAATATGATGTATCCGCGGTTGAAGCTGGCGCGCAACCTTCTACGCGACGACGGCCTTATTGTCGTCAATATCGATGACGGAGAGTCTGCAAACCTAAAATCTGTAATGGTAGAGATTTTTGGGGAAGAGAACTTCCTGGCAATGATTTCATGGGAAAAGAGATATACGCGCAGCAACAATGCACGATTGTTTTACTCTCTCAAAGACACGCTAGTAACATTCCGGAAATCGGAATCCGTTAGTATCTTGCGGGAAGCGCGTGGAGAAAAGTCAAAGGAAATTTACTCGAACCCAGACAATGACGCTAGAGGTGTATGGACAAGCTCTTCCTACGTCAATCCGGCAACAAAAGAGCAGAGACCAAATCTCGTTTATACAATCATCAATCATTTTAACGATGAAAAGATTGATCATCCCACGCATGCATGGAAGTATGAGTATTCAGAGCACGAGCGGCACGTTCGAGAAAAGAGACTTTGGTGGGGGCAATCTGGAGATGCAAAATTTCCGCGGCTAAAGAATTTCCTTGCGGAGATGGATGATGGCATGGTTCCTATCGATCTATGGGATTACAAATCCACAGGAACAACCGATGAAGGTGGCCAAGAAGTAAAAGAGCTTTTTGGGCAAGCAGCTTTCGACAACCCAAAACCGACTCGTCTAATTCAAAGGTTGCTTGGGCTGTCGAGTCCCGAAACACATCAATCC from Sterolibacterium denitrificans carries:
- a CDS encoding LLM class F420-dependent oxidoreductase, whose product is MKLGLQFGYWYASPPADANVELAQEAEKLGYDSIWTAESWGNDAFTPLAWLGAHTSKIKLGTAIAQLSARTPTACAMAALALDHLSHGRMILGLGVSGPQVVEGWYGQPFAKPLARTREYVDIIRQVMRREAPVANAGEHYPLPYVGPGSTGMGKPLRSITHPLRADLPIYLGAEGPKNVTQTVEIADGWLPVYYSPFRQEVYADQLKGMKPGFEICPLVQVNIDDDLETALIPVKMTLAFYIGGMGSKEKNFHKDLMCRMGFEAEANKIQELFFEGKREEAMAMVPTQFADEISLCGSKARIKDRLQAWEDSPVTTMLVMGNGGLDMVRTMAELAL
- a CDS encoding AMP-binding protein, whose amino-acid sequence is MSSRQRTYNLSDLFRIVVETKPDAEALVCGARRLSFRQLEERATRLALWLRGRGIGAGDTIGIHAYSCAEYVEICLAAFKLKALPANVNYRYTAEEARYIYDNAQLKALIYSVELEDVVRDALPAAPGITAIARLHAAEGQASGIPGAVEYETALAGATGSLDDIELSDDDQILLYTGGTTGMPKGVIWPHKALFYAGFGGGGNFHPGGPIASPEELASRVEEGFYMKLLPTAPLMHGAGLWATLIGLYAGHTVHLNDQAGFDAEHILDKIVAEGISCIMIVGDAMGLPLLAVLRAHPGRWDLSSLMAISSSGALLSDHVQKGLAEFLPPYTRLVIAMGSSETGQSGTGARPATEGLISLPKNATTDVAIEEAPGRWRFARPGEMGILVRLGHLPLGYFRDPQKTAATFTEIEGRRCSISGDIARLEEDDSITVFGRDSQCINTGGEKVYTEEVEEALRSYAGVTDAVVVGIPDERWGNKVVGVVALDAQQTPDAQALRDHARQHIAGYKVPKDIVFVEKVFRNPVGKPDYRWAKRIAEEKLRA
- a CDS encoding site-specific DNA-methyltransferase — its product is MEKLTAASSEAQSADLVAGNIAQLKALFPELITEGAGGAAINVDVLKALVGDATVTDADEKYGLNWHGKRRARQLALTPSIGTLRPCPEDSVDWDTTRNLMIEGDNLEVLKLLQKSYAGKVKLIYIDPPYNTGKDFVYPDNFQDNIKNYLELTGQVEGGQKISSNTEASGRFHTDWLNMMYPRLKLARNLLRDDGLIVVNIDDGESANLKSVMVEIFGEENFLAMISWEKRYTRSNNARLFYSLKDTLVTFRKSESVSILREARGEKSKEIYSNPDNDARGVWTSSSYVNPATKEQRPNLVYTIINHFNDEKIDHPTHAWKYEYSEHERHVREKRLWWGQSGDAKFPRLKNFLAEMDDGMVPIDLWDYKSTGTTDEGGQEVKELFGQAAFDNPKPTRLIQRLLGLSSPETHQSFEAPIILDFFAGSGTTGHAVMAQNAADGGSRRYVLVQLPEPLDPENKDQKVAVEFCDKLGKSRTIAELTKERLRRAAQSIKQRAASSEQRAASSEQRAASSEQRAASSEQRAASSEQRAASSEQRAASSEQRAASSEQRAASSEQRAASSEQRAASSEQRAASSEQRAAIGYYGKLAKFPEFGKIFAGPGLPCLQTRHFQYPRLEFEAERSGSHAVRPSGSPARRSH